The Gemmatimonas phototrophica region ACGCTGGCTGCTGTACTTCTGGTGTGTGCCGGCACTGGTCGGGACGGTCGGGTTTGTGCTGGTCCCCTCCCGCCTGAATCCGGGGCTCTCCTTCGTGGGACTGCTCACCTCGCAGTTCCTGATCTGGGGAGCGTGGGTGTTGTGGACCACATTGCTCTGGCGCCTCGGGGATCTGCTCGTGCGACGAGGCACACCGGTCGTTGTACAGGGGCTCGCCTATGGCGCCAGTGGTCTTGTGGTGGTCGTGGCGCAGATTTTCTGGCAATCGGCGGTCGCCTTGTTCTTCGGTCTCGCCGAATCGCGAGGCTTCGAAAGCACGCTGGTGATTGGTGTGCGCACGAACGGCGATTACTTCGTGGTCATTTACGCGGCCCTCGTGCTCGCTCAGCTGGCGTTTCGATGGCTGGCGACGTTACAGGCGGAACGGATCAATGCCGCGCAGGTGAGTGCGGACCTGGCACAGGCACAGTTGACGGCGCTCCGCACCCAGCTGCAACCGCACTTTCTGTTCAACGCCCTCAACTCGGTGGTGACGCTGATTGCGCGGGATCCCACTCGGGCGCAGCAGGTGGTGGTGCAACTCGCTGAATTGCTTCGCCTGTCGCTCCGGACGAGTGAACTGCAGGAGGTGCCACTGTCACATGAGCTGGAACTGACCCGTCGGTATCTTGCCCTCGAAGAAGTCCGGTTTGCAGATCGCCTCACTGTTCAGTGGCAACTGTCCGCGCTCCCGGAGACTCTCGTTCCCGTGTTTGCCTTGCAGCCTCTGGTGGAAAACGCACTGGTACACGGCGTGGCGCGGAGTGCGAAGGGCGGCACCGTGACCATTGCGTCACGGGCTGACGCCGAGTCGATCACGCTGGATGTCCACAACACGGGGCCTGGGCTCTGGCCCCCCTCCACGGCTCAGGGGACGGGGACGGCACTGGACAATCTGCGCGCTCGGCTGGCACGACTCTACGGAACCGGTGCGACATTGCGTCTGCACGATGCTGCCGCAGATGGCAGCGGTCGTAGCGGGGTCGTGGCCACGCTCCGGCTGCCATTGTCGCGTGGCTCTGCCTCTGGTATCCGCAACACCGAGGTCAACGGCGGTGCGGGTTCCAACGTGCGTACTCCAGAGTCTTCGAAGAGCGACCATGGACTATTGCCCACGTAAAAGAGTCCGTGCGTACTGCTGACGATGCTGGTGGGGGCCGGCGCCAGAGAAGGTTGGCGGTCAACAACGCGCACTCGCTGAACGGCGGAAAAGTCCGTACTGAAAGCAATCGCAACCACCTGCGGCACCGCAGTCCCATTCTGCACGGCGTAGAGCACCCCGCTACGCCACGCGAGACCGTCCAGCCCGAGGACGCTGGTCGCTGGTGCGTGAAGGATCCGACGCACCTTGACGCTGTCGAGCTGCAGGAGGTAGAGGCCGTGCGAATAGTCGGCGATGATCACTCGCCGGGCATCGGGGAGTAACGCCATGCCCTGGAGTGATCGAAACCCCGGATGATGAATGATGCGCCAGCTGCCACGTGCCGACTGCCACAGGTAGAGCTGGGCGGTCTCGCTGTCGCTCACCAGCACATCACCCGTTGGCAATAGCAGGAGATCGCCAGGGACATGTGAGGACTGTGGTGCGGGGAGCGGGTGCCACTCGAGCACCGTCCCATCCACAACATGCACCCTGGCAATGCCCGCAGCGCCTTCGACGGCAGTCGCATTATGGGAGGGGCCTGGGCGCAGCACATGTGGCGCCGTGGTCACCCACAGCGTGGAGTCGTCGGGGGCGCTCCGGACCGCGAACACCGCGCGTATCCGCGGGTCGCGCGACAGCATGAGATCGCGCCACTGTCCCGACGGTTCGCAGGCCAGCACCGTCCCCTGGCGGAGGCTGCTGACCACCAATTGACCGGTCTTCTCGCGGACGGTGGCGCCTTCCACAAAAATCGTGGAGTCTACAGTGGCCGTTACGAACGACGCCGTGACGGGCGCCGCCGAACGGGAGAGCTGTTGCCGGAACTCCGCGTCCTCATGCTCATCGATCCAGCGCCATATAAGGGTGTCGCGCTGCAGTGACGGCGACTGCTGGAGGCGCATGATGGCCCGGATGGCTTCCCGTACCGTCGCGCTGTCGGCCATGCGGATGCCCAGATGCGCGCGTGCCAGCCAGTACACCGGTTGCGCTGGCCATGCGGTGGTGGCATGCCGCAGCAGCGCCGCCGCGCGCGTGTCGGTCGCGGATTGCGCCTCTCGATACGCCAGGCGTGCCACCTGTGCAGCGTCTGCGGCGGCATCCCCCTGCGTCGTATCCACTGGTACCGGCGATTGCCGTGGTGCGGCGGCCAGGAGGCTGGCGACCATAAGGACGGTTGGTATAGGCATGGCCTATTGCAGGCGGTGTGGATATCGGGGATTGGCCGCGAGCGCCTGCGCAGCGGCCACCTGCAGCGCGCGCACCACCGCGGGTTGCACCGGGACGCCGGGAATGATTGCGGGGAGCGATGTCGGCGAGAATCCCGAAATGCGTTCCAGCAAGACTATCGCACTCAGATAGGTGCCCAGCGGTGTGGGATGCAGACCATCCGCGTAGAGTTCACCGTACGCCAGGGTGGCGGGGAGATTCTGCTCGGTAGCCAGCCGGGCGTACGCCACCCAGGCCTCACCAGCGGGGGCAAAGATGCCCTCGACCGCAATGGCTGCATTCCGATACGAAACGGCCACGTTTGGAAAATCAAAGAGACGCGAGCTCATTGGCCAGACCATGAAGAGCACCGGTTCAGCCCCCGCCTCCCGAATGATGGGGGCGAACTGCAGCGACCACGCGCGCAAGTGCGCCTGGCTTTCGGGGAGCGCCGATGAGCCTTGCTGCAATACCACGTAATTCCATGTCCGGCGACGGAACCAGTCCCGCGTCGTGCCCTGCTGGTAATGGTCGCTCAGGGCGAAATCCGGCATGGCGACCATGACGACGGATAGTGTCGTATCCCCAACCTGTTGACCAATGGCCTGCATCATGGTTGGCAGGCTATTGGAGTAGGTCAGCGAGTTGCCAATGAACAACACCGACCGGGAGCCGGCCAGTGCCGGCGGTGTGGTTGGGCCCAGCGAGCAGCCCGTTGCGACGAGCGCGAACATGAGCCGGCGCGCGGCCCGGAGCAGAGTGCGTGATGACATGCGGAAGCATGCGTCCTGTCGGTCCGGCGTTCGATGGCAAAGGGACCGACAGAGTATGGGTGAGGGTGAACTGTCCTGTCAGCGTGATTGGCCTGCGGGTGTACTTCCCATGGGGGAAACCACCACCACACGCCGCTCGCCGTCATCCACCAGTGGGATGAGATCGGACGGTTGCAGCACACCATCCAGGTGAATCTGGGCGCCCTTTGTTTGGACCTCCGCCGGGTCGACTACCGAGATGGCGTAGTCGGTGGTACCGAAGCGGTAGTCGATGGCAAACCCCTTCCACGCCGCAGGCACCCGGGGACTGATACGGAGCGATTCCCCCCGCTTCGTGAAGCCCAGCAGCGACTCCAGTGCCACGCGATACATCCAGCTGGCAGAACCGGTGTACCACGTCCAGCCTCCCCGTCCCACCTGTAGTGGTGCCGTATAGACATCAGCGGCCACGACATAGGGTTCCACCTTGTACTGCCGCATGGCGCTAGCGCTGGCACTATGGGTGAGCGGATTGAGCATCTGAAACAGTTCAAAGGCGCGCTCCCCCCGCCCCAACATTGCGGTTGCCTGTACCGCCCACAGGGCGGCGTGGGTGTACTGCGCGCCATTTTCTCGCACACCCGGCAGGTACCCCTTGATGTAGCCCGGATTGTGGCTGCCTTTGTCGAACGGGGGGGTGAGCAACATGATTAACCGTTCCTGTTCATTCACGAGATGGGTTTCCAGCGCCTCCATGGCGTGGGCGGCGCGAGCGGCATTCCCGGCGCCAGAGATCACACTCCAGCTTTGCGCAATGGAATCAATGCGGCACTCCGCGCTCTCGGCAGAGCCCATCACCGTTCCGTCGTCGAAGTAGGCCCGCCGATACCAGTCGCCATCCCACCCATGGGTCTCAATGGCCATCTGATACGCGTCCGCCGTGGTACGCATCCACAGGCTCTCTCCGGAATCGCCTCGCGCGTCGGCATAGACCGCAAAGTCCCGGAGCGTCGTGATCAGAAACCATCCGAGCCAAACACTCTCGCCTTTGCCCTCAGCACCCACCAGGCTCATGCCGTCGTTCCAATCACCGGTGCCAATGAGCGGCAATCCATGCGGTCCAGCGGTAGCCGCGCGCCGCAGCGCCCGACGACAGTGTTCATAGATATCGGCATGCTCATCGGTCACGACCGGCAGGTCGTATTGCTCGTGTTCGTCCGTCGTCAGCGGTCGCATGGACAGAAACGGCACGAACGTCTGCAACACCGATGCATCACCGGTGACGCGCACATACTGATCCACGACATAAGGCAACCAGGCCAGGTCGTCCGAGAAGCGTGTGCGGACTCCGCGTCCTGTATGCGGATGCCACCAGTGCTGCACATCGCCTTCCACAAACTGTCTGGCCGCCGCGCGCAGGATATGCTCTCGGGCGATGAATGGCTCGGCGTAGAGCAGGGCCATGGAGTCCTGCAACTGATCGCGAAACCCGTAGGCGCCACTGCTCTGGTACAGTGCTGTCCGCGCCCACATCCGACACGCCAACGTCTGATAGAGGGTCCAGCTGTTGACCATGGCATCAAACGTGGGCTCGGGCGTGTGGACTTGTACCACACCGAGTCGTTCCTGCCACGACGCCACGGCAAGGCGCAACGCTTCACGGGCTGCACGGGGGGCTCGCAGACGGCTCATGAGCTCACGGGCCGCCGGTTCCGTGGCGGCTGCCCCAAGCAGGACCACGATCTCGCGCGACTCTCCGGGGCCCAGTTCCACAAGCATCTGCAGGGCGGCACAGGGGTCGCAGCCGACGCCGGTCCGATCATCAAGCGTGCTCTGTCGCAATGCCGCGGGGCTGTCCAGCGTGCCATGGCGCCCCAGAAAGGAGAGGCGGTCGCACGAGTGGCTGACGACCGGCTCACTGCAGGCCAGAAAGGCCACCCACTCAGCAAAGGCCGGGTCGAAGCTGTTGCGCGCGAGAAGTGCCCGGTCCGCCGGAGCAAACCACGTCTGCACCTGCTGCTGCGTCAGATCCCGACGGGCGCCAAGCGTCCATTCCGCATAGGCCGTTACCCGGATGCGCCGGGATCGGGTCCCCGTGTTGCGCAGGCGAAGCAGCGAGAGCTTGACGGCTGCGTCCGGCGGCACACCCACCAGCAACTCCGAGTGAATGCCGTCATGCTCGTGCGTGAACGACGTACTCCCCGTCGAGTGTCGCACGTCGAAGGTGGCATCGGTCGTGACCGGCGCCGGGGTGGCACTCCACAGTGTGCCGGCACTCAGGTCCTGCAGATAGATCACATCACCCGGCGGGTCGGATACCGGATCATTGTGCCACGGTGTGAGCCGGAAGAAGTAGGAGTTCTCCGCCCACACACACCCGCTCCCCTGCTCCGAGACGACACACCCGCCATGGGGGTTCGCAATGACATTGACCCACGGGGCGGGAGCCCTCTGCTCGCGATGCACCCTGATGAGATAGTCGTTATTGGCCGTGAGTCCGCCAATACCGTTAACGCAGTGCAGTGGTTCGGGGGGGGGCGGCGTGGGCCAAACGGCGGACCCGGCACGCACGACGGGTAACGTCTCTCGTGCGGAACCATCCAATCCGAGCGGGGCGACGAGCGGACGAAGTGCCGATACGATGGACGACAGCGGTCCGACGCGATCAGCGGACGTCAGACGCTCCGTTGCGGTCACCTTGCGTCGATCGGCCAGCGCGAGAATTCTCGTAAGGGGCCGGCCGTCACAGGGAATGTGCATGCGTGCCGTTGCTGACAGCATCAGGTAGTCATCGGGTTGAAACACATCTCTTCGCCGTATGAAGACGCCCCCCGGCAGTTCGAGCAGCGTGGCATCATCCGCTTCGGTCATGGCTTCGACGATGCTGTCACGCAATTCCTGCAGGTAGTTGTAGGCCTGCCCATTCACGACAACCAGATCGATGACCAGCCCACGCTGTCGCCAGTACCGATGTGCCTGAAAGAGCTCGCGGAGTGTTGAAAGTCCATCGAGGTCATCGATCGTGGCGAGAACGATGGGGACATCGCCAGAGATGCCGTGCGACCACAGGCGTGGCTGCGATCCCCGATTCCGCTCGACTTCATCCGGCGGGGGGGCGAGTGATCCCCCTGGAAAAATGAGTTGGGTGGCCAGGTCCTGAAACAGCGTCGCGCTCTCGACGGTCAGCCCAAGCGCCTGCAGTTCGATACTCGTGGCCGACCAGGCAAAATCGAGCGCGCGCTGCGCAGCGTGGGAGTCATGGTAGCGGCCCGCCAGCGCGAAGGCCGACTCGCGGCTTCTGGCGACGATCGTGGTAAACGTGACACTGACGGCCTGGCCAGGTGGGACGCACACCATCGTGCGCACGGAAAAGATGGGATCAAGCACGGCGCCCGTTGTCCCACTCAGGGTCGCGCCGTCGTCCATGGCCGCGGGGTTGGTTACGGATCGCCCTCGGCCAACGAAGCGCGCGCGGTCCGTCTCCCAACTCACGGTCCCTATTCTGTCGGTCCCGGCGTCTATGAGGTGCACGCACCAGATGGGGGCCTCCTCGGCTCCCCGAGGGCGACGTACAGCCGTGATGGCGGAACACCATGCATGCCACTCTGTCTCGACAAAGAGATTGGAAAAGGCAGGGTGCGCGCGGTCGGCGTTGAGCGGTGCCAACACTATCTCGCCGTAGCTGGTGAGTTCAAGGTCATGCGGCACCTGATCGTTGTTGGTCAGCGTCACACGACGCACTTCCGCACCGTCCCCCGGAACGACCGTAATTTCCGTTCGGGTTTCAATGTCGCCATCCGCACGCTGTAGGAGGACCTGATCAAGGGCCAATCGAGCCCGACTCCAGTCCGCGACGTTGCCAATGGGTTGGGTACCGGTTGACCAGCGTCGTCCACTGGTCAAATCGCGGACGTAGCAGAACTGCCCCGCCGCGTCTGTCGTGCCATCGGCCGGCCAGCGGGTGACGGCCAACGACTCATATTGGCTGAACCCGCCGCCACTGTGGTTGAGCATAACGGTGTACGGTCGCGAGCCAAGCAGTGCCATTCGCGGGGCCGGATGGTGCCGGGTGTCAATCTCTCGCGCGACAGGACTGTCCCGCTCGGGTGGTGGCGAAGCTTCATCAGGGCGGGCAACCTGCGCGGCCTGAACCGAGAGACGCCGTGGTACACGTTCATGCAGCAGCAGCTCCACCGACTTGACCAGGGGATCGGCGTGGAAGCGTTGCTGCCACAGGTCTCCCCGCAGCACGTTGGTGAGCGAGACGAGCGTCATGCCGATGTGATGGGCCATGTAGGCATGCACGAGGGCAAAGCTGCCGCCTGGTTCCGGTCGCGTGTAATCCAGGGCGTCGCAGAAGCCGTACGGGCTATGGGCCCCCATGCGCTCCAGCTGCGCCAGATTTGCCAGTGCTTCCGTGGGAGCCACCTGTGCCGCCAGCGCGGTCGCGTACGGCGCAATGACCAGATCCCGCGCCAACCCTCGTTTGAGCCCCAGGTCCGCAATCCCGAAGGCGCGATACTGGTAGGTCTGATGACGATCCCGAAGGTTGTAGGCACTTTCGCTCGTGCCCCATGGAACGCCACGGGCATGCGCATACGCCTGATGTCGCTCCACCACGCTTCGATAGGTCTGGTCAAGAAGCGTAAAGGGGAGCGAACGCATGACCAGCAGCGGCATGAGGTACTCGAACATGCTGCCACTCCACGACACGAGGGCCATGGCGCCCGAGGTCCTGTTCAGTGCGCGTGACAGCCGGAACCAGTGGGCTACCGGTACATCGTTCTTGGCGATGGCGATGAAGCTCGCCAGCCGTGCCTCCGACGCGAGCAAATCATAGAACGAGTCGTCTGCGGTGAAGGAATCCGGGTGATACCCGATGGTGAACAGCTTGCGATCGTGGTCGTAGAGAAAGCTGAAGTCCATCTCTACCGCCAGCGCGTATGCCTGATTGGCCAGACGCTGGAGGCGGTCGTGCACGGCAGGTTCGGCGTGCGCCATCGTGAGACAGGCTTGCCGAAGGGCGATGAGGTATCCCGCCAGATTGCCACTATCCACCGTGCTGATATAGGCGGGTGTGAGTACGCGCAGATCTGTCAGGTCGTACCAATTGTAGAAGTGTCCGCGATACCGTGGCAGCGCCATCATGGTGGCCATGGCGCGTTCGAGACGTACGGTCATCTCCCCAGCGGAAATCAGACCGAGGTCGTTCGCGCTGACCGTTGCCAACAATTGAAGACCAATGTTGGTAGGGGACGTCCGCATGGCCACGACCGGCTCTGGTTCGGACTGATAGTTGTCAGGCGCGAGCCAGTGTGTTTCTGCCGACACGAACGCATTGAAGAAGGCCCAATGCGATCGCGCATAGCGCAAGGCTTCCGCGCGTGCGTTGGCCGACAATCGCTCTCGAACGGAGCGCGTGGAACGACTGAGTTGCGCGGCCACAAGTGGCGCCAAGGTCCACGAGACCAGCAGACCAATGGTCACCACACCTGTCAGGATGTCGGGGCCGGTGAGCGCTGCCAGTGGCACGTTGGCGCGGATCCTCATGGTCAGCAGCACCACCGCGATGGCCAGCACCGCCACCACGCTTCCGCGCATGGCCCGCCAGCATTCTCCCAGTGGTCGCTGCAGCTGTTGCTCCACCAATTGTGCGGAACGCCACTCGAGCAGGCGACGCCTCGACAGCAGCATCCGATAGCCCGAACGCACCATGGCATCGATGGAGAGCCACGCCTGATGTGGTAGAAAGACCACGCTCATGGCGGCTTGCTGTAGACTCAGTCTCGCATCGTGCCCCACGGCACCATAGTAGGCTCTCCAGGACTTGTCTCGAGGGGGCTGCACCACGGCGCGGATCAGCGCCATGCCCCAGGGCGCCAGGATGGCGCCCAGTCCGAGGAGTGTCCACCGCCATGCGGGCCCGGGAAGAAACGTCCAGCCGGCGATGAGGAGCAGCAGTTGGGACCATTCAAGCGTGCTTCGTCGGAGATTGTCGGCAATCTTCCATTGCGCGATCAGCGATTGGGTATTGTGCTCGCGTCCTTCCACGCCGGGCACCCGCCGAGCAAGCCACGGCACCAACTGCCAGTCACCGCGAATCCAGCGATGTTTCCGCCGGGCGTAACTGATGTATGTGGACGGAAAATCGTCGTAGACAATGACATCGCTGAGCAGTCCCGCGCGGGCGAAGTTTCCCTCGATCAGGTCGTGTGAGAGGAGCGTGTTCTCCGGAAAGCGCCCGTGCGTGGCCAACTCAAAGGCGTCAATATCGTAGATGCCTTTACCCGTGAAGCTCCCCTCTCCATAGAGGTCCTGATAGACATCGGAGACGGCCGTGGAATAGGGATCTACCCCGGGGTGTCCGGATGCCACGGAGGCGAAACGGGAGCGCTGGGCGCTGGGCAGTGAGATGCCGACCCGAGGTTGCAGGATCCCGTAGCCGTGGATCATGCGTCCCTGCTGTGAATCGAACACGGCGCGATTGAGCGGGTGCGCCATCGCTCCTATGAGCGAGGGTGCGGCATCCGGCGGGAGCGCGGTGTCCGCATCGAGCGTGATCACGTATCGCGCCGTGCGCAGGATGGCGATATCGTCGCTCTGCACAGCAAACGCCGGCGTGGTGGCCCCACGCAGCAGTCGATTGAACTGCAAAAGCTTTCCGCGCTTACGCTCCCATCCCATCCACACGCCCTGTTGGGCATTCCACTCACGCGATCGGTGCAACAGAAAAAATACGGCCGCCGTGTCCGGGGCATGGCGTGCGTTCAGGAGTCGGATGCCGGCGAGGGCCGCCTCGATAATCCCATCATCCTCGGCCTCCGATTCGGTCGGTGCGTCGGTGAAGTCGCTCAGGAGGACGAACTGCAGGTGTGCCTCCCGGTTTGCCAGAAACTGCACCTCGAGATGTTCAAGCGCAATTCGTACATCGCTTTCATTGCCGAGCAGCGTCGGAACCACCACAGCGGTCTGATGCTCCGCTTGGACCCCGTGCTCATGCAGATCCAATCGTGGCAACTGGTGTGGAGGCAGGACGGTCGTGACGACGTGATGCAGCGCCGTCACGGCGAGATCCAGTGCCGGGAGAGCCATGAACAGCAGCACCAGCCACGGAGCTGATCGGGCATCCCGGCCCAGCAGCATCATGGCCAGCAGCAGCGCGATGCCGGTCAAGGCCACGAGCCCCCCGAGGAACATCAAATCGGGCGCACGGCGGGCCCACCGCTGGAGCCGTTCAACAGGCCAGAGCGTGTACCCCGTGGCATCTTCAAGGGCCGCCAGTCCCTCGTCCACCAGATAGTATCCCACATGGGTTCGACGGGCTGCGGCGGCATCAAGGGGACGCAACGCCGCAATCTCCTGTACGTTGCTCTGCTGCAGGGCCATTTCGATGGCCAGGTGGGCTACCGCCACCTCACTGCGTCCCGTCCGTTTCGCAATGCGCTCCACGACGTGGCGGTACGCATCACGCGTGGTAAATGTCATACGAGGATACGCCTGGGCGGGATCCTCACGAAGCACCTGTTCCATGACGCTCTGGTGCTCGACGAACTCTCGCCAGTCGCGACGGCCAATGTCCCGCAGGCTCATGACGCTATTGGCCATGATGAGCTGCGTGAGGGTGAGGCGGTTTGTGGATTCCGCCACCGCACGCTCAGGGCTCACGCCTACCTCGCGCAGCCAG contains the following coding sequences:
- a CDS encoding GH36-type glycosyl hydrolase domain-containing protein — its product is MSGRAERSRAEASDELLAGPIRGELLGADHLAARARTVARAQRLAGATRPLRPARLLARLAETRGILTDAHARLHVGANRGLDGGAAAEWLLDNFHVVQEQLLEVRDSLPRGYYRELPELSSGPLTGYPRVYEIAISLISHSEARIDLHNVDVYVSAFQSVSTLSIGELWAIPAMLRLGLIESVRRMTLRTVQRLDEIDLAVDWADRIRQAGSLGGRELRAALKDFANAEPPLTPHFVSRFLQTVRQTEGASVSLEWLEHWLREVGVSPERAVAESTNRLTLTQLIMANSVMSLRDIGRRDWREFVEHQSVMEQVLREDPAQAYPRMTFTTRDAYRHVVERIAKRTGRSEVAVAHLAIEMALQQSNVQEIAALRPLDAAAARRTHVGYYLVDEGLAALEDATGYTLWPVERLQRWARRAPDLMFLGGLVALTGIALLLAMMLLGRDARSAPWLVLLFMALPALDLAVTALHHVVTTVLPPHQLPRLDLHEHGVQAEHQTAVVVPTLLGNESDVRIALEHLEVQFLANREAHLQFVLLSDFTDAPTESEAEDDGIIEAALAGIRLLNARHAPDTAAVFFLLHRSREWNAQQGVWMGWERKRGKLLQFNRLLRGATTPAFAVQSDDIAILRTARYVITLDADTALPPDAAPSLIGAMAHPLNRAVFDSQQGRMIHGYGILQPRVGISLPSAQRSRFASVASGHPGVDPYSTAVSDVYQDLYGEGSFTGKGIYDIDAFELATHGRFPENTLLSHDLIEGNFARAGLLSDVIVYDDFPSTYISYARRKHRWIRGDWQLVPWLARRVPGVEGREHNTQSLIAQWKIADNLRRSTLEWSQLLLLIAGWTFLPGPAWRWTLLGLGAILAPWGMALIRAVVQPPRDKSWRAYYGAVGHDARLSLQQAAMSVVFLPHQAWLSIDAMVRSGYRMLLSRRRLLEWRSAQLVEQQLQRPLGECWRAMRGSVVAVLAIAVVLLTMRIRANVPLAALTGPDILTGVVTIGLLVSWTLAPLVAAQLSRSTRSVRERLSANARAEALRYARSHWAFFNAFVSAETHWLAPDNYQSEPEPVVAMRTSPTNIGLQLLATVSANDLGLISAGEMTVRLERAMATMMALPRYRGHFYNWYDLTDLRVLTPAYISTVDSGNLAGYLIALRQACLTMAHAEPAVHDRLQRLANQAYALAVEMDFSFLYDHDRKLFTIGYHPDSFTADDSFYDLLASEARLASFIAIAKNDVPVAHWFRLSRALNRTSGAMALVSWSGSMFEYLMPLLVMRSLPFTLLDQTYRSVVERHQAYAHARGVPWGTSESAYNLRDRHQTYQYRAFGIADLGLKRGLARDLVIAPYATALAAQVAPTEALANLAQLERMGAHSPYGFCDALDYTRPEPGGSFALVHAYMAHHIGMTLVSLTNVLRGDLWQQRFHADPLVKSVELLLHERVPRRLSVQAAQVARPDEASPPPERDSPVAREIDTRHHPAPRMALLGSRPYTVMLNHSGGGFSQYESLAVTRWPADGTTDAAGQFCYVRDLTSGRRWSTGTQPIGNVADWSRARLALDQVLLQRADGDIETRTEITVVPGDGAEVRRVTLTNNDQVPHDLELTSYGEIVLAPLNADRAHPAFSNLFVETEWHAWCSAITAVRRPRGAEEAPIWCVHLIDAGTDRIGTVSWETDRARFVGRGRSVTNPAAMDDGATLSGTTGAVLDPIFSVRTMVCVPPGQAVSVTFTTIVARSRESAFALAGRYHDSHAAQRALDFAWSATSIELQALGLTVESATLFQDLATQLIFPGGSLAPPPDEVERNRGSQPRLWSHGISGDVPIVLATIDDLDGLSTLRELFQAHRYWRQRGLVIDLVVVNGQAYNYLQELRDSIVEAMTEADDATLLELPGGVFIRRRDVFQPDDYLMLSATARMHIPCDGRPLTRILALADRRKVTATERLTSADRVGPLSSIVSALRPLVAPLGLDGSARETLPVVRAGSAVWPTPPPPEPLHCVNGIGGLTANNDYLIRVHREQRAPAPWVNVIANPHGGCVVSEQGSGCVWAENSYFFRLTPWHNDPVSDPPGDVIYLQDLSAGTLWSATPAPVTTDATFDVRHSTGSTSFTHEHDGIHSELLVGVPPDAAVKLSLLRLRNTGTRSRRIRVTAYAEWTLGARRDLTQQQVQTWFAPADRALLARNSFDPAFAEWVAFLACSEPVVSHSCDRLSFLGRHGTLDSPAALRQSTLDDRTGVGCDPCAALQMLVELGPGESREIVVLLGAAATEPAARELMSRLRAPRAAREALRLAVASWQERLGVVQVHTPEPTFDAMVNSWTLYQTLACRMWARTALYQSSGAYGFRDQLQDSMALLYAEPFIAREHILRAAARQFVEGDVQHWWHPHTGRGVRTRFSDDLAWLPYVVDQYVRVTGDASVLQTFVPFLSMRPLTTDEHEQYDLPVVTDEHADIYEHCRRALRRAATAGPHGLPLIGTGDWNDGMSLVGAEGKGESVWLGWFLITTLRDFAVYADARGDSGESLWMRTTADAYQMAIETHGWDGDWYRRAYFDDGTVMGSAESAECRIDSIAQSWSVISGAGNAARAAHAMEALETHLVNEQERLIMLLTPPFDKGSHNPGYIKGYLPGVRENGAQYTHAALWAVQATAMLGRGERAFELFQMLNPLTHSASASAMRQYKVEPYVVAADVYTAPLQVGRGGWTWYTGSASWMYRVALESLLGFTKRGESLRISPRVPAAWKGFAIDYRFGTTDYAISVVDPAEVQTKGAQIHLDGVLQPSDLIPLVDDGERRVVVVSPMGSTPAGQSR
- a CDS encoding SGNH/GDSL hydrolase family protein, which encodes MSSRTLLRAARRLMFALVATGCSLGPTTPPALAGSRSVLFIGNSLTYSNSLPTMMQAIGQQVGDTTLSVVMVAMPDFALSDHYQQGTTRDWFRRRTWNYVVLQQGSSALPESQAHLRAWSLQFAPIIREAGAEPVLFMVWPMSSRLFDFPNVAVSYRNAAIAVEGIFAPAGEAWVAYARLATEQNLPATLAYGELYADGLHPTPLGTYLSAIVLLERISGFSPTSLPAIIPGVPVQPAVVRALQVAAAQALAANPRYPHRLQ
- a CDS encoding sensor histidine kinase, which codes for MVTASPAPVQQLRRWLLYFWCVPALVGTVGFVLVPSRLNPGLSFVGLLTSQFLIWGAWVLWTTLLWRLGDLLVRRGTPVVVQGLAYGASGLVVVVAQIFWQSAVALFFGLAESRGFESTLVIGVRTNGDYFVVIYAALVLAQLAFRWLATLQAERINAAQVSADLAQAQLTALRTQLQPHFLFNALNSVVTLIARDPTRAQQVVVQLAELLRLSLRTSELQEVPLSHELELTRRYLALEEVRFADRLTVQWQLSALPETLVPVFALQPLVENALVHGVARSAKGGTVTIASRADAESITLDVHNTGPGLWPPSTAQGTGTALDNLRARLARLYGTGATLRLHDAAADGSGRSGVVATLRLPLSRGSASGIRNTEVNGGAGSNVRTPESSKSDHGLLPT